A part of Pseudomonas sp. HR96 genomic DNA contains:
- the fhuF gene encoding siderophore-iron reductase FhuF, which produces MDLDELLQPAHLDTLLLRMYGPALCAEHHPVLVSQWSKYYFMSLWPCLLEAGPQRSAAWEMVRVKLGARGLPEHISLAEARLAASPDELYASHLRPLVGRLAAYAKVPAAVFWSNAGDALEQALPAFPQAAWARALLSPSAGVRPRRGSLQGTVHYSAQGCRKVRACCLAWQVPGIGYCAHCPLQD; this is translated from the coding sequence ATGGACCTGGACGAGTTGCTGCAGCCGGCCCACCTCGACACGCTGCTGTTGCGTATGTACGGCCCGGCGCTGTGCGCGGAGCACCATCCGGTGCTGGTCTCCCAGTGGTCAAAGTATTACTTCATGTCTCTGTGGCCCTGCCTGCTGGAAGCTGGGCCGCAACGCTCGGCGGCCTGGGAAATGGTGCGGGTGAAGCTCGGCGCCCGTGGCCTGCCCGAGCACATCAGCCTCGCCGAAGCACGCCTCGCCGCATCGCCCGATGAGCTGTATGCCAGTCACCTGCGGCCGTTGGTTGGCCGTCTGGCGGCCTATGCCAAAGTGCCTGCGGCGGTGTTCTGGAGCAACGCCGGAGACGCGCTGGAGCAGGCGCTGCCGGCCTTTCCTCAAGCCGCCTGGGCGCGTGCCTTGTTGAGTCCGTCGGCGGGCGTGCGACCGCGCCGCGGTTCGCTGCAGGGCACCGTCCACTACAGCGCCCAAGGCTGCCGAAAGGTGCGGGCCTGCTGCCTTGCCTGGCAGGTGCCGGGTATCGGCTACTGCGCCCATTGCCCGTTGCAGGATTGA